In Anaerostipes hadrus ATCC 29173 = JCM 17467, a single genomic region encodes these proteins:
- a CDS encoding D-2-hydroxyacid dehydrogenase, whose protein sequence is MKKDKNILVVMPVKDEHKKTLEQHSQGNKFIYSSYDNVTQEMVQEANVIIGNVDPFYLQEAKNLEWLQLNSAGADPYVKKGVLPEDVILTNATGAYGPSVAEHMLAVLFSLQKKLHLYRDNQNQCEWQDEGGVMSLCGGTLLIVGLGDIGLYFARLMKNFDYHIIGIKRRPGQVPQDIDELHTMDDLDKLLPKADVVLSVLPDSKATRNIFNKDRFEKMKNTSILLNAGRGSAVNTEDLCEALIQGQIYGAGLDVTDPEPLQTQHKLWNVENVIITPHVAGDFHHPATLYRIVDIIAGNLQRYLEGEQLMNIVDTTTGCKL, encoded by the coding sequence ATGAAAAAAGATAAAAACATTCTGGTTGTTATGCCAGTAAAAGACGAACATAAAAAAACATTAGAACAACATTCCCAAGGCAATAAATTTATATACAGTTCATACGATAATGTAACTCAGGAAATGGTTCAGGAAGCAAATGTTATCATTGGAAATGTAGATCCATTTTACTTACAGGAAGCAAAAAACTTAGAATGGCTGCAGCTTAATTCAGCAGGGGCTGATCCTTATGTGAAGAAAGGCGTTCTTCCTGAAGATGTAATATTGACGAATGCTACAGGAGCCTATGGACCAAGCGTTGCAGAACATATGCTGGCAGTCTTATTTTCCCTGCAAAAGAAATTACATCTATACAGAGATAACCAAAATCAATGTGAATGGCAAGATGAAGGAGGTGTCATGTCCTTATGCGGAGGAACACTTCTGATCGTGGGACTCGGTGACATCGGATTATACTTTGCAAGATTAATGAAAAATTTTGACTACCATATCATCGGAATCAAACGAAGACCAGGGCAGGTACCGCAAGATATCGATGAACTCCATACCATGGATGATCTGGATAAATTGCTGCCCAAAGCAGATGTTGTATTATCTGTACTTCCAGATTCTAAAGCAACACGAAATATCTTCAATAAAGATCGTTTTGAAAAAATGAAGAACACCTCAATCTTGCTAAATGCAGGAAGAGGCAGTGCAGTTAATACAGAGGATCTTTGCGAAGCATTGATCCAAGGACAGATTTATGGAGCAGGACTGGATGTTACAGACCCAGAACCGCTGCAAACGCAACATAAATTATGGAACGTGGAAAATGTGATCATAACTCCACACGTAGCCGGAGATTTTCATCATCCTGCAACTTTATATCGAATCGTAGATATTATAGCTGGAAACCTGCAAAGGTATCTGGAAGGAGAACAATTGATGAATATTGTTGATACTACGACTGGATGTAAACTCTGA
- a CDS encoding radical SAM protein: protein MNDFKYVFGPIPSRRLGRSLGISPLPKKTCNYSCIYCQLGRTDKMTNKRKEFYKTEDIIAEFKQYLKDSDKFDIVTVVGEGEPTLAANLGELVVALKALTDKPVAVITNGALLSDPQVREELCHADMVLPSLDAYNQEISKKIDRPYGTIKFEEEFEGLKKFTHMYEGELWLEIMLVDGINDDEQSILKFQELLKELKYDRLYLNTPVRPPAEADVNVVSEERMRYAVETLGGISIEMMSSGAFFSEIEDDYEAVKSIIGRHPMNQFEVRGFLESRDVKDPEAMMEQMKKDEAIHVIDYKGILTFRLK, encoded by the coding sequence ATGAACGATTTTAAATATGTATTTGGTCCGATCCCATCCAGAAGACTAGGAAGATCCTTAGGTATCAGTCCACTGCCTAAGAAGACATGTAACTATTCCTGCATCTACTGTCAATTAGGAAGAACCGATAAAATGACAAATAAACGTAAGGAATTTTATAAAACAGAAGATATCATAGCGGAATTTAAACAGTATCTCAAAGACTCTGATAAATTTGATATCGTAACGGTCGTTGGAGAAGGAGAACCTACTTTAGCAGCAAATCTTGGTGAATTAGTAGTTGCTCTGAAAGCATTAACAGACAAGCCAGTCGCAGTGATCACAAATGGTGCGTTGCTTTCTGATCCACAAGTCAGAGAAGAATTATGTCATGCTGATATGGTATTGCCATCTCTGGATGCTTATAACCAGGAAATTTCCAAGAAGATTGACAGACCTTATGGAACGATCAAATTTGAAGAAGAATTTGAAGGTCTCAAAAAGTTCACTCACATGTATGAAGGAGAACTTTGGTTGGAAATCATGCTAGTTGATGGGATCAACGATGATGAGCAGTCTATTCTTAAGTTTCAAGAATTATTAAAAGAATTAAAATATGACAGACTATACTTAAATACACCAGTTCGTCCGCCAGCAGAAGCAGATGTGAATGTCGTATCTGAAGAACGCATGCGATATGCGGTTGAGACACTTGGTGGTATTTCGATTGAGATGATGAGTTCTGGTGCATTTTTCAGTGAGATTGAAGATGACTATGAAGCGGTTAAATCCATTATCGGAAGACATCCTATGAATCAGTTTGAAGTACGAGGATTCTTAGAAAGCAGAGATGTGAAAGATCCAGAAGCGATGATGGAACAGATGAAAAAAGATGAAGCGATCCATGTGATCGATTACAAAGGAATCCTGACGTTCCGTTTAAAATAG